Within the Hevea brasiliensis isolate MT/VB/25A 57/8 chromosome 2, ASM3005281v1, whole genome shotgun sequence genome, the region caCTACCCAAGGAATAATACAGAATCTAGAAATAAGGAATTATAAAAGAAGACGGTAcaggatcctatactccgcatgtgacaactctaggtatACACTTTCCCATAAATCTAGAgcttaagctctgataccaactttgtcatgacctaaattatgggccggaccgacagtAGGACTTGGGTTAGTATAAGATCTCCAAAgcttgtagtaagcctaactgttctagCCCCAACATGAAGCCCATACTCTAAGTCCCAATTCAAGAAACTAACTGGACAGAGTCTGACCATGACCTAGACTATCCAACAGGGAGttcttgactcacccgacctgtaatcacaaaatatatccatttagggagctcaactcaccctcataatactcaacacaacaatttaattaaatgtaagCTCATTTTCCTCATCCAAGGTATATATTCATCCCATTCAATCACATATGCATAAATAtaggtttacaatttcaaaaCAAATAATCTTTTGCAGTCTCGCgccaaatataatatttttagcaCAGGCGGAgtctagatttttaatcaatactATAAAATACGGATATTTGCTGCTAgtagacctgcgaagaagaaagcaggttaatcacaAAGAAAGAGAGCCTCCTGTAACCTGGAAAATaaggtgaacaagagtgagcgttcgactcataatgtaagatattgattttaaatacaatttctataactatctagggctaatgcatgcctaagaatgaaatgcagtatatatcaacacattcaaccaagttcaaataatatttgcacaaagaataatttggagcactcacacatctgtgtgtcacatcaatcaaatatatatatataggagctgatccgtacacagctctcttaattccaacatctgccagcgagatcaacttgagccagactttctcttaataatccaaatgcagaggtcagcgagatcaactcaaagccgtactcacctcGACTTCCACACAAAGGATCGGGCCCCAAGCGAAACTAGCTCAGGCCGATctgcccgtcctatccatatccagtaCTACACCTTACGCACGCCGACacacgcacacagctccaaattaccctaaggcgacacccaaattaatttcatcaaataataatgcaaCACAAAGCGTGCTTATaatagctatatatatatatatataattttaagtgAATGTATGAGCATGTcttgtatgtataataatattaaaattataaataaaatcaatatctactcacagtgcTCCGGGAATCACTGTAGCGGCTGAGtggaagaagatggctgattctgattacctaaacaattatattaatgaatttaTCAGTAttaatacaaaataattatttaaaaatttgggatgTTACAATTTAAATACCACTATTACTGCTTAAGGTTTGTTTGATATTTCTGCTAGAACTGTTGGtaagaaaatcacttttttaaatatattagttaaaaagtattaaaaaataatttaaagttaaattttataagttttagttattagaaaattaaaataacaaaacttTTTCTAAATTATCAATTGCATCTAAAATAGTGTTTTTTTTTTGAACAACTTAGTAGTAGTGGTGAtggtaataataaaaatattaataattttaaattaaaataatatttaataaaataatagtatatattaaaatttattataattggaTTATATTTcatcaacatatatatatatatatatatatatatatatatatatatttctaaatAAAGTAATGCTTTATGAGAAATAATTATGTGCACTCGGTGCATATTTACCATTTTTTAAGATGACGTGAAATTCACTCTTCATATTATAAGGAGAACCCACTTTTTTATTAAAGAGGATTTCTATTTTTTATTACTCTTGTTGTATCTAATAATCGGCGATGCTTCATTACATTACATCATTGATTCTATTACATGAtttcttacatttaattacattgtACCGTAACTTTAGTGAATTGTGGGTTCAATAACTTGAAGCCAACGAGACAGATATTGGATGAAATTCCTAGTCCATTAGCTGTGTCATGGACGCCAATGATCTCCAGGTATGCTAAAGTGGTTGTTCTTTGATGGAGCTCCAGGGAAGGATAGAGGAATATGGGTGCCTTGATTTCTGGAAATTGGCAAACCAATCGTTTCAAGGAATGTCTATATATGTTCAAGCTTATGCAGTTGACTGATATGGTTCTAGATGAGGATATCTTTTTAACCAAACGTTTTTGCTTGTGCTCACTTAGGTGCTTTGGACACTGGAATTCGGATTCACAGATTTTTGGACAGGATAGGATTGCCGTTAAGTGTCCGCTTGAGCACGGGTCTAATTGATATGCATGAAAAGTTCGGGAATTTGGATTTAGCTAAGAGAATGTTTGATGGAATGCCTCAGAGATAGTTTGGTGGAATGTCATGAGTTCTAGTTTGGCAATTCATGGAGATGGAGATGGAGAGGGTGTCCTGAAGTTGTTTCTAGAGATGGAGGAGGCTGGGCATAGGTCTCAAGGTTTTTGTTCCTATCTGCAATCACCTTGTTTTACTTCAAGCACcctattcaatttttataatttttcagttATTTCATCTGGAATAAATAATGAGGTTTCTATCCAACTGTGCCCTGTGTAATTGGCACAATGTAAGAAATCCGAGGTAGATAAACAAATAAGAATCTTTAAATTTTGATAGTGTTATTGTATTGCAATCATTACAAAGGAATTGAATATCACAAACAAAGAATCAAAGAATGGAGAAGTAAAAAAGCAAAAATATCTGTGTATTGATTGGCGAATCTTCTCTATGAGATGCTGCATTCTGGAGGGAGTCCCTGGGGAAATCTTTTATTGTCTGTGCAGTAGTTATAGATCATGTAATTTTTTTGCACCCATTGGAGCCTTTCCTGGCTTGTTGTGTCCAATTCTTGTGATAGCCATCCATTACCAGTGGAGGGTGAATTTGAGTTGCAAGAAGATGCCCCATTAGACCATATACAAGCATCGGCATTGAAATTCATATAGGAAGCAGTGAAAGGAGCTTGCGTCCAGTCAGTCTTGACCAGACCACCCCTTGTAGCCCAATCATCAGCATTCCATAGGCTAGAATAAATCCTCATTGGTTGATTCTTTGGGAAAGGAACACCATTGCTCTCCAAGTTCTTAAATTCCCTAATTGGGGTGCCATCGACAGAGAATCTGAAACAGAGTTGGATAAGTTTGTTTAGCACAGAATGCAAAACTACAAAAAGAAAGTTAAATTAAGTAGTTTGGATTGATATTGGGATGCTTACATGATGCGCTGGGGATTCCAAAGAATGGAATAGGTGTGAAAATCTGCAGTTGGGTCAAACCATAGATAGAATTGCTGCTCTCTGTTTCCTTTGCCTTGGCTAAACACGTTAGTGTGAAGAATGTAGGGGTCTCCACTCAAATTCCCCAAGAACTCAAAGTCTATCTCATCCCAAGTAGACCCTTTCGAGGATAGCTGCAAATGTACATGCATTTAGCCACTAGAACATATATACCATCGAATTTTGAGGCAACCTTAACAACAAAGAAACTTACATAATAAGCGGTGACAGTGCCAGCGGAATTGCCAGGGACAAGCTTGAGCTGCATATCAATCTTCCCAAACATATACTCATTCTTGGATTGAAATCCAGACCCAGAGGCTTTGTCAAGGGACAAAGTGAGAAGGTCGCCATTGTTGAGAATCTTACCTCGACCATCTCCCCATGTGATATCAAAATCTCGGTAGAAATTACCAGAGGCAATGGCTGCCATGGAAGAGAAGATGGAAAGAAGCAAGGGCAACATTGCACAAAAGGGTAATGAATTGTGTGAAGTCATAATATATTTCCCGAATAATGAGATGTATATAGAAAGAAGCAAGTAGTAATTAAGAGAAGAAGAGTGGTAGTAGTGAGGAGATGGGATGCGTTGAGGTTTGTATTTATACCCACCAAATGAAGGCGAGTGCAGAGTAAAAGGAAGGACGCAGGAAGGTCCATTGATCTCAGCTGTGGACAGTTGGAATAAAGAAGACCGACGTCCCAACCAATATCTAGCACGACACGCGGTTTTGCATTGGTGGGGGGGCAGCTGGCCAGATTGGCGAGTCACCTGTGGTTTCAGTGACTAGTTTTATTTAGATAGTTTGTAAGGGCAAGCTTCATGatttgaattttgataaattaatattttataattatgtttaTTAGTAAAAAAGATTtatatgttatttttaattttaaatatagtgTTATTTCTCTGCCAATCATTAACGATATTAAATGTTTTTGGACtcagaattaaatataaaaagattaaattttaaacaattatataattaaaaaaaatctataaattacgcacttattaaataataattaatatttttattttttatacatcatatattttattaattttaaataataaataaagctTAACAAATCAGTTCTATATCACATATAAGTTCaaacaattaattttttaaaaaaattaagtaatataaatttaataatatttatataaatattttatcgcCGCCACCCAAACTCATGGATGCACatactttaaattaaaaagattttgCAATATAAACACTTCAATACTATATTGAttatactttataaattaaaaccctactatatattatataaaaaaatatattgtaaATGTTTATTAATTAAAGCATATAAAAGCGTAAATTCATTgagttatttttataaaaaaatattaaaaactaaaataaaaagaaaaatatattttaaaaaataatttagtattAAAACAATAACAACAATACCATTTATAAAAGGATCAACATTtagaattattaaatatttaaattctagctaaaataattgattttttttttctagttaaCTATCTCAAATTATAAATCCCAATCTATAAATGGAAAATGGAGATTATGAGAAGGATATCTGATAATTGGCTCAAGAAACAAATCAAGTATAaagaaagacaaaaataaaaaaggTCCCTTAACCAAAAAATAATTCGATTCTTTAGCTATGTCAAAAATAAAGGGTAAAAATAAAGCTTTTAATAAATTGTAAATCATAtgtcattttaattttatatgttctctcatcattttctataatttttttcttttttatatctttatttttaatattttttatttttaaaatattataaatagatAATCACACTttataatgtttaattattatCATTATGTTCACTTTTACAATATTTTTTAACATAGTAATATTTAACTCCataactttattattattgattattattattattattattattaatattttaaaatgtgttataattataatatatctaatttaaaaaaaaaaagtctgaGACATACTTATTTATATACACCTATTTTGgagtataaaatttttttcagaaaAAATTGGGGGGCAAGGCCCATCTAAATATTCAAaatgaaatatataaaattttaaggtattataatttattatagtaAATAGTATAGAAATGAATTACATattcttttatatattttatttatttatttttatttatattttattcatttactttttataattatattttttaaaaataaaaaaattataaaaaaaaatacttgtAATTTCGTGTATTTTCAAGTTAGAATCTGGGGTTCAACTTTGTAGTTATGCACAATTGACAAAGGAAGGCTTTTTACACTAACTttgcattaattatttaattatttaattaaaaggaaaatatattttatatttatgtttaattaaaattttatactagaaaaatatttttattaattaaaatttacataatttctGCCAGGTTCATGTCTAACAATACTTTATTTGACCTAGTTTTTTTGTATCGTATTTTGGTAAAATTATTAGTAAAATTATTACGATTTTACTAAGGGTGTGTCCTGTCTTTGAATCATATGTGTGTGTTtacctttaaaaaaaataattatttttgtattATAGCGTGATTGAGCAAAACCCTTAAGATTATAGACCTTTGCAATACTAGTAAATAGAGTTTGGATGCTTATAATTCTTTTGTTTATTATTAATTAGCATAGTTGTTGTTTTCTTGAGATTTTAATTTGCAATTAATTTATtgtctaattaaaataaaaagattttaattataaatgaaGATTTATTGATAATGTGGCTAATATATAgtttactttaattaatatatgTATTTTATTAAATGGATATCACAATTTACGTAGGATAcattattttcaattatatattcTTTTCAAATTGCTTTATAAAAAGGCatgaatttatttttacattttatatttagatacataatttttttttttttttacatgttAAATTGTCAAATTCAATATAACCCTTTGGATTCAA harbors:
- the LOC131174161 gene encoding probable xyloglucan endotransglucosylase/hydrolase protein 23 — protein: MTSHNSLPFCAMLPLLLSIFSSMAAIASGNFYRDFDITWGDGRGKILNNGDLLTLSLDKASGSGFQSKNEYMFGKIDMQLKLVPGNSAGTVTAYYLSSKGSTWDEIDFEFLGNLSGDPYILHTNVFSQGKGNREQQFYLWFDPTADFHTYSILWNPQRIIFSVDGTPIREFKNLESNGVPFPKNQPMRIYSSLWNADDWATRGGLVKTDWTQAPFTASYMNFNADACIWSNGASSCNSNSPSTGNGWLSQELDTTSQERLQWVQKNYMIYNYCTDNKRFPQGLPPECSIS